A region of Candidatus Methylomirabilota bacterium DNA encodes the following proteins:
- a CDS encoding DUF2779 domain-containing protein, with amino-acid sequence MPPGAIRLSKSRVMAGLQCHKRLWWTVHEPAAPELTPDNVLQHRFDVGIRIGIVARAYVPGGVLIDLPYRAYDERITATEAALQGGAPVIYEAAFRAGQVFVSVDILEHPSARAGVIEVKSSNSVKEEHVPDVAVQAHVVRRSGVGASRLEIMHLNKACAYPDLSNLFTRSDVTEQAHEALEAMPAVIQGQLAMLAGPLPDVAIGDHCTKPYECPFMARCWPVLPPHHVSTLYRGGARARELEEQGYATLHDLPEDIELKAIQGRQRRAVQSGQLIVDSTLAAALRIFQPPLAYLDFETVGLPIPIWNGCHPWEPVPVQFSCHVEEAGGRVTHHEWLADGPGDPRPALAERLIRACEPARSVVVYNASFERRCLLQMADALPALAGPLRRIADGLVDLLPLVRNHVYHPDFGGSFSLKSVLPAMVPELRYDTLAIGDGETASLELEHLLFQEADLTPEVKAHLRGDLLRYCGQDTWGLVKLLERLRHLARR; translated from the coding sequence ATGCCTCCCGGCGCGATACGGCTTTCCAAGTCCCGCGTGATGGCGGGGCTCCAGTGTCACAAGCGGCTCTGGTGGACCGTGCACGAGCCGGCCGCGCCAGAGCTCACGCCAGACAACGTGCTCCAGCACAGGTTCGACGTGGGCATCCGGATCGGCATAGTGGCGCGGGCATATGTGCCTGGCGGCGTGCTGATCGACCTGCCGTACCGGGCCTATGACGAACGCATCACGGCCACCGAAGCGGCCCTTCAAGGCGGGGCGCCGGTCATCTACGAGGCCGCGTTCCGCGCCGGCCAGGTCTTCGTCTCGGTGGACATCCTGGAGCATCCGTCGGCGCGCGCCGGCGTCATCGAGGTGAAGTCCAGCAATAGCGTGAAGGAAGAGCACGTGCCCGACGTGGCGGTGCAGGCGCACGTGGTGCGCCGCAGCGGGGTCGGGGCCTCGCGGCTCGAGATCATGCACCTCAACAAGGCCTGCGCGTATCCGGACCTGAGCAATCTCTTCACCCGCTCAGATGTGACGGAGCAGGCTCACGAGGCGCTCGAGGCGATGCCCGCCGTGATCCAGGGCCAGCTGGCGATGCTGGCCGGCCCGCTCCCCGACGTGGCGATCGGCGACCACTGCACGAAACCCTACGAGTGTCCCTTCATGGCCCGCTGCTGGCCGGTGCTGCCGCCGCATCATGTCAGCACGCTCTACCGCGGCGGGGCGCGAGCCCGCGAGCTCGAGGAGCAGGGCTACGCGACGCTTCACGACCTACCCGAGGACATCGAGCTCAAAGCGATCCAGGGCAGGCAGCGCCGCGCCGTCCAGAGCGGGCAGCTGATCGTCGATTCCACATTGGCCGCTGCGCTTCGGATTTTCCAACCGCCGCTGGCGTATCTCGATTTCGAGACCGTCGGCCTGCCCATTCCAATCTGGAACGGTTGCCATCCCTGGGAGCCAGTGCCCGTCCAGTTCAGCTGCCACGTGGAAGAGGCCGGCGGTCGCGTCACCCACCACGAGTGGCTGGCCGATGGACCCGGCGATCCGCGCCCGGCGCTGGCCGAGCGGCTGATCCGCGCCTGCGAGCCCGCGCGCAGCGTGGTGGTCTACAACGCATCGTTCGAGCGCCGGTGTCTGTTGCAGATGGCCGACGCGCTGCCTGCCCTGGCCGGGCCGCTTCGGCGCATCGCGGACGGGCTGGTGGATCTGCTCCCACTGGTGCGCAATCACGTCTATCACCCGGACTTCGGCGGCAGCTTCAGCCTCAAGAGCGTCCTGCCGGCCATGGTGCCCGAGCTCCGCTATGACACCCTGGCGATCGGCGACGGCGAGACGGCCAGCCTCGAGCTCGAGCATTTG
- a CDS encoding TauD/TfdA family dioxygenase, which translates to MSSIWMKPIDTPKAWRGATLAAQTSWILTLTEAEIADVDRALATARATGRPLEDIQREHFPLTVMQPRLAQTLTELYDGRGFIVVRGLPVQRYSDDDVGLIFWGLGRYLGGPLYQNPQGELLGHVYDHGRTYGNIDVRGYETNAYLPYHTDAGDMVGLLCLRRGFEGGLSSIVSSVTVHNEILAQHPEYLGLLYNGFYYIRREAALTERGVSERPIPVFGNKDGVVSCRYIRNQINAGAAKRGVELTTFEKAALDFLDEQTRRADLRLDMDLQPGDIQFINNYTILHSRTEFVDGAEPHQKRHMLRLWLKFPNPWPLSAEFPTHLGYKPAQDTPVLIEAEA; encoded by the coding sequence ATGAGCTCGATCTGGATGAAGCCGATCGACACGCCCAAGGCCTGGCGGGGCGCGACTCTCGCCGCGCAGACTTCGTGGATCCTCACGCTGACCGAGGCCGAGATCGCCGACGTCGATCGTGCTCTGGCCACGGCCAGGGCGACGGGACGGCCGCTCGAGGACATCCAGCGCGAGCACTTCCCGCTCACGGTGATGCAGCCACGGCTGGCGCAGACGCTCACCGAGCTGTACGACGGCCGCGGCTTCATCGTGGTGCGCGGCCTGCCCGTCCAGCGCTACAGCGATGATGATGTCGGCCTCATCTTCTGGGGCCTCGGCCGCTATCTCGGCGGGCCGCTCTACCAGAACCCGCAGGGCGAGCTGCTCGGCCACGTCTACGATCACGGCCGGACCTACGGCAATATCGACGTGCGCGGTTACGAGACGAACGCCTACCTGCCGTACCACACGGACGCCGGCGACATGGTAGGCCTGCTCTGCCTGCGCCGGGGGTTCGAGGGCGGGCTGAGCAGCATCGTGAGCTCGGTGACGGTCCACAACGAGATCCTCGCGCAGCATCCCGAGTATCTCGGCCTGCTCTACAACGGCTTCTACTACATCCGTCGCGAGGCGGCGCTGACCGAGCGCGGCGTGTCCGAGCGGCCGATCCCCGTGTTCGGCAACAAGGACGGGGTCGTGAGCTGCCGCTACATCCGCAACCAGATCAATGCCGGCGCGGCGAAGCGCGGGGTGGAGCTGACGACCTTCGAGAAGGCGGCGCTCGACTTCCTCGACGAGCAGACGCGACGCGCCGACTTGCGGCTGGACATGGACCTGCAGCCGGGTGACATCCAGTTCATCAACAACTACACGATCCTGCACTCGCGCACCGAGTTCGTGGACGGCGCCGAGCCGCACCAGAAGCGGCACATGCTGCGCCTGTGGCTCAAGTTCCCGAATCCGTGGCCGCTCAGCGCGGAGTTTCCCACGCACCTCGGCTACAAGCCGGCGCAGGACACGCCCGTCCTCATCGAGGCGGAGGCCTGA